A genomic stretch from Thermomonospora umbrina includes:
- a CDS encoding XRE family transcriptional regulator translates to MRTSGTNRAALEVDADELAAVGRRLRTLREARGLSLSELARRAGIGKATLSGLEAGTRNATLETLWSVTAQLDVPLATLLASPSPRTTPTPAEVGARAFPLVRGEAVEAVLLEVFEDAGVTYELYRIRLPARSSQVSPGHPVGVTEHLTVFSGGLRAGPVASPLVAGPGEHISWRSDVPHGYEVVGDEDVHASLLMRYPRR, encoded by the coding sequence ATGCGAACCAGCGGGACAAACCGGGCAGCGCTCGAGGTGGACGCCGACGAACTCGCCGCCGTCGGGCGACGACTCCGCACCCTCCGCGAGGCCCGCGGACTGTCCCTCTCCGAACTGGCCCGTCGAGCCGGCATCGGCAAGGCCACCCTCTCGGGCCTGGAGGCCGGCACCCGCAACGCGACCCTGGAAACCCTCTGGTCGGTCACCGCCCAACTCGACGTCCCCCTGGCCACCCTCCTCGCATCCCCCTCCCCCCGGACCACCCCCACCCCCGCCGAGGTCGGGGCTCGGGCGTTCCCCCTTGTGCGGGGGGAGGCCGTCGAGGCGGTGTTGCTGGAGGTCTTCGAGGACGCGGGGGTGACCTACGAGCTGTATCGGATCCGGCTTCCGGCGAGGTCGTCGCAGGTTTCGCCCGGGCATCCGGTCGGCGTCACGGAGCACCTCACCGTGTTCTCCGGCGGCCTGCGGGCGGGGCCGGTGGCGTCACCGCTGGTGGCGGGCCCGGGAGAGCACATCTCGTGGCGGTCGGACGTTCCCCACGGGTACGAGGTCGTCGGTGACGAGGACGTTCACGCGAGTCTGCTGATGCGCTATCCGCGGCGCTGA
- a CDS encoding histone deacetylase, with protein MSGRVWYVAYGSNLASERFRCYLSGGRPTGGARHYTGCRDTSPARAERPMTLPGGIYFALTSLTWGGGMAFYDPALPSRTAARAYLLTLGQFADVVAQEMRREVGVDLDLSEATESGRQRLGPGRYETVLKVGEADGHPMLTFTAPHGAGEAELNAPSAPYLTMLGRGLRESHGWTTARTASYLAACPGARDGWTHETVTGLLNAGEPDQRRG; from the coding sequence GTGAGCGGCAGGGTCTGGTACGTGGCGTACGGGTCGAACCTGGCGAGCGAGCGGTTCCGCTGCTACCTCTCCGGTGGGCGGCCCACCGGCGGTGCGCGCCACTACACCGGCTGCCGCGACACCTCACCCGCCCGTGCGGAGCGACCGATGACGCTGCCCGGCGGCATCTACTTCGCGCTGACCTCGCTCACCTGGGGCGGGGGCATGGCGTTCTACGACCCCGCGCTGCCCTCCCGCACCGCCGCCCGCGCCTACCTGCTCACCTTGGGCCAGTTCGCCGACGTCGTCGCCCAGGAGATGCGACGGGAGGTGGGCGTCGACCTCGACCTGTCGGAGGCGACCGAGAGCGGACGCCAGCGGCTCGGCCCCGGCCGGTACGAGACCGTCCTCAAGGTGGGGGAGGCCGACGGACACCCCATGCTGACCTTCACCGCCCCGCACGGCGCCGGCGAGGCCGAACTGAACGCCCCGTCCGCGCCCTACCTGACGATGCTGGGCCGGGGCCTGCGCGAATCGCACGGCTGGACGACCGCGCGTACCGCCTCCTACCTCGCCGCATGCCCCGGGGCCCGCGACGGCTGGACCCACGAGACCGTCACGGGCCTGCTGAACGCCGGCGAGCCGGATCAGCGCCGCGGATAG
- a CDS encoding BTAD domain-containing putative transcriptional regulator, whose translation MRFGVLGPLRVWTADDQPVTVPELKVRALLAALLAQEGRPVSADRLIEDLWGDRLPADPAGVLRTKVSQLRRALEDAEPGARKLVVAQAPGYALDVPADAVDAGRFQELAALARTADDPRTRASVLGDALALWRGPAFAEFADSGFARPAVVRLEERRLAALEERLNARLALGEHAALVAELADLVARHPLRERLRAAHMRALYRAGRPGEALDSYRELRERLAGELGLDPGPELTELHQRMLRRDPDLDPGPPPSRAPVTARPLPAPLTDLVGRGASVCEVAAALETGRLVTLTGPGGVGKTRLALETAGRMRAAFPDGVFLVELATLGPSAGVAEVGDLVAAALGLRDHPVPSPPDGNGGLSADRLAQALHDLDVLLLLDNCEHVVEPTAALAEALLRAAPRLRILATGQEPLAVPGERVHLVPPLDPPGPEGADDPDTLGTFSAVRLFVQRAAAASPGFRLDGDNAAAVAAICRRLDGIPLALELAAGRVRAVGVREVAARLDDRFPLLAEGRRGVPTRQRTLRAMIDWSWDLLGDPERAVLRRLAVHSGGCTLEAAERTCAGDRVAPGDVLGLLSRLVDRSLLVMTEGPEGPRYRLLETVSAYCLERLREAGESDAVHERHSRHYADLAEEADPHLRGADQRRWLGVLDAESGNLRAALRTALREEAAGTALRLVNGLSWYWYLRGRFGEARRSLDAVLDLDAPVPAAARARAVVWRAATALVLRDGADPHALTRDTLRHVEAFDDPRDLAWAQWALGAGLSGFGDAAASDALAGRALEGFEALGERWGTAAALSVRAWNAMARGDLRAAGHAAERGMRLFGELGDRWGRLQSLDNLASVAEIAGDLPRGERIRREAMDIAEDLELSCDVPFLLCGLAENALLSGDHGRAEELFARAGRMAAAQSVRLVVNLAEVGLGRAARRRGDLDAAETLLCGVLDWHRRLGYEPGTAALIWAELGFVAELRGDAPTALRRHAEGHAAAVALGDARAVALSLEGLAGAHALAGDPVRAARLLGAAAAARETAGAPAAPGERPDVDRAADRARAALGEAAFLAEYGRGGSLPAEDILEG comes from the coding sequence CCCTGGAGGACGCCGAGCCCGGCGCCCGCAAGCTCGTGGTCGCGCAGGCCCCGGGCTACGCGCTGGACGTCCCCGCCGACGCCGTGGACGCGGGCCGCTTCCAGGAGTTGGCCGCGCTCGCCCGGACCGCCGACGACCCCCGCACCAGGGCGAGCGTGCTGGGCGACGCGCTGGCCCTGTGGCGCGGCCCCGCGTTCGCCGAGTTCGCCGACTCCGGGTTCGCCCGGCCGGCGGTCGTCCGCCTGGAGGAGCGCCGGCTCGCCGCCCTGGAGGAACGCCTGAACGCCCGGCTCGCCCTCGGCGAGCACGCCGCGCTGGTGGCCGAGCTGGCCGATCTCGTGGCGCGCCATCCCCTGCGGGAACGGCTCCGCGCCGCGCACATGCGGGCCCTGTACCGCGCCGGGCGTCCCGGTGAGGCCCTCGACAGCTACCGCGAGCTGCGCGAGCGCCTGGCGGGGGAGCTGGGCCTGGATCCGGGCCCGGAGCTGACCGAGCTGCACCAGCGGATGCTGCGGCGCGACCCCGACCTCGACCCGGGCCCTCCGCCGTCCCGCGCGCCGGTCACGGCCCGGCCGCTGCCCGCGCCGCTGACCGACCTGGTCGGCCGGGGCGCGTCGGTGTGCGAGGTCGCCGCCGCACTGGAGACCGGCCGCCTGGTCACCCTCACCGGTCCCGGCGGGGTGGGCAAGACCAGGCTCGCCCTGGAGACCGCCGGCCGGATGCGCGCCGCGTTCCCGGACGGCGTGTTCCTGGTCGAGCTGGCCACCCTGGGGCCCTCCGCAGGGGTCGCCGAGGTGGGCGACCTGGTGGCGGCGGCGCTGGGCCTGCGCGATCACCCGGTCCCGTCCCCGCCGGACGGCAACGGCGGCCTCTCGGCGGACCGGCTGGCGCAGGCGCTGCACGACCTCGACGTCCTGCTGCTGCTCGACAACTGCGAGCACGTGGTCGAGCCCACCGCCGCGCTCGCCGAGGCCCTGCTGCGCGCCGCCCCCCGACTGCGGATCCTGGCGACCGGCCAGGAGCCCCTCGCGGTGCCCGGCGAGCGGGTGCACCTGGTGCCGCCGCTGGATCCGCCCGGGCCCGAGGGCGCGGACGACCCCGACACGCTCGGGACGTTCAGCGCCGTGCGGCTGTTCGTGCAGCGGGCCGCCGCCGCGTCCCCCGGTTTTCGGCTCGACGGGGACAACGCCGCCGCGGTCGCGGCGATCTGCCGGCGGCTGGACGGCATCCCGCTGGCCCTGGAACTGGCGGCCGGACGGGTCCGCGCGGTGGGGGTGCGCGAGGTGGCGGCCCGGCTCGACGACCGGTTCCCGCTGCTGGCGGAGGGCCGGCGCGGTGTCCCCACCCGACAGCGCACCCTCCGCGCCATGATCGACTGGAGCTGGGACCTGCTCGGCGACCCCGAGCGCGCCGTCCTGCGCCGGCTGGCCGTGCACTCCGGGGGCTGCACCCTGGAGGCCGCCGAGCGGACCTGCGCGGGCGACCGTGTCGCGCCCGGCGACGTCCTGGGCCTGCTGTCGCGCCTGGTGGACCGGTCGCTGCTGGTCATGACCGAGGGCCCCGAAGGCCCCCGCTACCGGCTCCTGGAGACGGTGTCCGCCTACTGCCTGGAACGGCTCCGCGAGGCGGGCGAGTCCGACGCCGTTCACGAGCGGCACTCCCGCCACTACGCGGACCTCGCCGAGGAGGCCGACCCGCATCTGCGGGGCGCGGACCAACGCCGGTGGCTCGGCGTCCTGGACGCCGAGTCCGGCAACCTGCGGGCCGCCCTGCGCACCGCCCTGCGGGAGGAGGCCGCCGGGACGGCGCTCCGACTGGTCAACGGGCTGTCCTGGTACTGGTACCTGCGAGGCCGGTTCGGTGAGGCGCGGCGTTCGCTGGACGCGGTGCTCGACCTGGACGCGCCGGTGCCCGCCGCCGCCCGGGCCCGCGCCGTGGTCTGGCGGGCGGCGACCGCGCTGGTCCTGCGCGACGGGGCCGACCCCCATGCCCTGACCCGCGACACCCTGCGCCACGTCGAGGCGTTCGACGATCCGCGGGACCTGGCGTGGGCGCAGTGGGCGCTGGGGGCCGGGCTGTCCGGGTTCGGCGACGCCGCCGCCAGCGACGCGCTGGCCGGCCGGGCCCTGGAGGGGTTCGAGGCCCTGGGCGAGCGGTGGGGCACGGCCGCGGCCCTGTCCGTCCGGGCCTGGAACGCCATGGCGCGCGGCGACCTGCGGGCCGCGGGCCACGCCGCCGAGCGCGGCATGCGGCTGTTCGGCGAGCTGGGCGACCGCTGGGGCCGGCTGCAGTCGCTGGACAACCTCGCGTCCGTCGCCGAGATCGCCGGCGACCTCCCGCGCGGCGAGCGGATCCGCCGAGAGGCCATGGACATCGCCGAGGACCTGGAGCTGTCCTGCGACGTGCCGTTCCTGCTGTGCGGGCTGGCCGAGAACGCCCTGCTGAGCGGCGACCACGGGCGTGCGGAGGAGCTGTTCGCCCGGGCCGGGCGGATGGCGGCGGCGCAGTCGGTCCGGCTCGTCGTCAACCTGGCCGAGGTCGGCCTCGGCCGCGCCGCCCGCCGCCGGGGCGATCTCGACGCCGCGGAGACCCTGCTGTGCGGCGTCCTCGACTGGCATCGCCGCCTCGGCTACGAACCCGGCACGGCGGCGCTGATCTGGGCCGAGCTGGGGTTCGTCGCCGAGTTGCGCGGCGACGCCCCGACGGCCCTGCGCAGGCACGCCGAAGGGCACGCGGCGGCCGTGGCGCTCGGCGACGCGCGGGCCGTCGCGCTGTCCCTCGAAGGGCTCGCCGGAGCGCACGCCCTCGCGGGCGACCCCGTCCGCGCGGCCCGGCTGCTGGGCGCCGCGGCCGCCGCCAGGGAGACGGCGGGCGCACCGGCGGCCCCGGGGGAGCGGCCGGACGTCGACCGCGCCGCCGACCGGGCCCGCGCCGCGCTGGGCGAGGCGGCGTTCTTGGCCGAATACGGCCGGGGCGGGTCCCTGCCGGCGGAGGACATACTGGAAGGGTGA